From one Trifolium pratense cultivar HEN17-A07 linkage group LG1, ARS_RC_1.1, whole genome shotgun sequence genomic stretch:
- the LOC123902294 gene encoding chlorophyllase-2-like, which yields MSSSITNVFEAGNYTTQLLMADSYSHTQYVPPPKSLLIATPIEGGEFPLLLFLHGYLMYNSFYSQLIQHVASHGFIVIAPQLYEVAGPDINDDIYYVVAITNWLSRGLSKILPPNIIPNLEKLALGGHSRGGKTTFAIALGKLNITTDLKFSAIIGVDPIDGIDTGIQTYPHILTYVPHSFNFEMPTLVFGSGLGDVKKNLLLPPCSPKGVNHENFFNECNKPSWHFVAEDYGHNDMMDDDTNYNGVKGRLSYCFCKNGESRKPMRIFVGGVMTAFLKAYIVGDNVDLLAIRDKNVSVPLKMKFDYIV from the exons ATGAGTTCTTCTATTACTAACGTATTTGAGGCTGGCAATTACACAACTCAGTTGCTGATGGCTGATTCATATTCACACACACAATATG TTCCACCACCAAAATCTCTTTTGATTGCAACTCCTATTGAAGGTGGAGAATTCCCACTTCTACTTTTCTTGCATGGTTATCTTATGTACAACTCATTTTATTCTCAGCTTATTCAACATGTGGCTTCTCATGGTTTCATTGTCATTGCTCCTCAG TTGTATGAAGTAGCTGGACCAGATATAAATGATGATATTTACTATGTAGTTGCGATAACAAATTGGCTTTCGAGAGGACTTAGCAAGATTCTTCCACCAAACATAATACCAAACCTTGAAAAGTTAGCACTTGGTGGACATAGTCGCGGCGGCAAAACAACATTTGCTATTGCTCTAGGAAAATTAAACATCACAACTGATTTAAAATTTTCAGCCATAATAGGAGTGGATCCAATTGATGGAATAGATACTGGAATACAAACATATCCACACATTCTCACCTATGTTCCtcattcatttaattttgaaatgcCAACACTAGTTTTTGGTTCTGGTTTAGGTGACGTAAAAAAGAATCTTTTGTTGCCACCTTGTTCTCCTAAAGGTGTCAATCAcgagaatttttttaatgaatgtaACAAACCTTCTTGGCATTTTGTGGCTGAGGATTATGGTCATAATGATATGATGGATGATGATACTAATTATAACGGAGTTAAAGGGAGACTgagttattgtttttgtaagAATGGAGAATCAAGAAAACCTATGAGGATATTTGTTGGAGGAGTTATGACTGCTTTCTTGAAAGCTTATATAGTTGGTGATAATGTTGACTTGTTGGCTATAAGAGACAAGAATGTGAGTGTACCTTTGAAGATGAAATTTGATTATATTGTATGA